In a single window of the Prochlorococcus marinus CUG1415 genome:
- the cobA gene encoding uroporphyrinogen-III C-methyltransferase produces MPGIVYLVGAGPGDPELLTLKALRLIKKCDALVHDALIPDEITKEARKNTEIFHVGKRAGKCSVPQAETNALILKLAKEGKNVVRLKGGDPFVFSRGGEEVSFLEKNGVSVEIVPGITSGIAAPTYFGIPLTHRDAASSVTFVTGHENVDKEKKSVNWRDLAKSSDSLVIFMGIKNIEFIVEELILGGLSRHTKCAVIQEATLKNQKCFIEKLEHLAITIKDKEFLSPSIIIIGKIVEFKVNNNITKVSDVYLSDINKVQLYNKSQK; encoded by the coding sequence GTGCCTGGCATTGTTTATTTAGTTGGAGCAGGTCCTGGTGATCCTGAGCTTTTAACTCTCAAAGCTTTACGTCTAATAAAAAAATGTGATGCATTAGTTCATGATGCCTTAATCCCAGATGAAATAACAAAAGAGGCAAGAAAAAATACAGAAATTTTTCATGTCGGCAAAAGAGCTGGGAAGTGTTCTGTACCTCAGGCTGAAACTAATGCTCTTATTTTAAAATTGGCAAAAGAAGGTAAAAATGTTGTAAGGCTTAAAGGGGGAGATCCATTCGTTTTTTCTAGGGGTGGTGAAGAAGTGTCTTTCTTAGAAAAGAATGGAGTTTCAGTTGAAATAGTCCCTGGTATAACTTCTGGTATAGCTGCTCCTACATATTTTGGTATTCCACTGACTCATAGAGATGCTGCGAGTTCTGTAACTTTCGTGACTGGTCATGAAAATGTAGATAAGGAAAAAAAGAGCGTCAATTGGAGAGATTTAGCTAAATCTTCAGATAGCTTGGTAATTTTTATGGGTATAAAAAATATCGAATTTATTGTGGAAGAATTAATTTTAGGTGGCTTAAGTAGGCATACTAAATGTGCCGTAATTCAAGAAGCTACTTTGAAAAACCAAAAATGTTTTATTGAGAAATTAGAGCATCTTGCAATTACAATAAAAGATAAAGAATTTTTATCTCCATCGATAATTATAATTGGAAAGATTGTTGAATTTAAGGTTAATAACAATATAACTAAAGTATCTGATGTCTATTTGTCGGATATTAATAAAGTTCAATTATATAATAAATCCCAAAAATAA
- the queC gene encoding 7-cyano-7-deazaguanine synthase QueC — MTLKNKSIVVLLSGGLDSSTVTGIAKKSEAKIFGLSFDYGQRHKKELYSASIIAKHFDIEEFNIIKLDLSLWGGSSLTDTQKHIPIEGVQTNKIPNTYVPGRNTIFISVALSYAEAIDADFIGLGVNALDYSGYPDCRPDYIKKFQELADLANKRGRENNPIKLWTPLLDLNKEEIIKLAFDNHVPLDKTWSCYSGNSKPCGKCDSCRIRNAAFEKWLNNNNKK, encoded by the coding sequence ATGACTCTTAAAAATAAATCGATAGTAGTTTTATTATCTGGAGGTTTAGATTCTTCTACAGTTACTGGTATCGCAAAAAAATCCGAAGCTAAAATTTTTGGCCTTTCATTTGACTACGGTCAACGTCATAAAAAAGAATTATATTCTGCATCAATAATTGCAAAGCACTTTGATATCGAAGAATTTAATATCATTAAGCTTGACTTATCTCTATGGGGAGGGTCTTCATTAACTGATACTCAAAAACATATTCCTATAGAAGGAGTACAAACTAATAAAATACCTAATACTTATGTTCCTGGAAGAAATACTATATTCATTTCCGTTGCACTAAGTTACGCCGAGGCAATAGATGCTGATTTTATAGGATTAGGAGTTAATGCACTGGATTATTCTGGTTATCCAGATTGCAGACCTGACTACATTAAAAAATTTCAAGAATTAGCAGATTTAGCCAATAAAAGAGGAAGAGAAAATAACCCAATAAAACTTTGGACACCACTATTAGATTTAAATAAAGAGGAAATTATTAAATTAGCTTTTGATAATCATGTCCCTTTAGATAAAACATGGAGTTGTTATTCAGGTAATTCAAAACCATGCGGTAAGTGTGATAGCTGCAGAATTAGAAATGCCGCTTTTGAAAAATGGCTCAACAACAATAATAAAAAATGA
- a CDS encoding MFS transporter → MKESLLKPNKKFTLLSAFVTLLNDRLSESILLPILPSFVLLFDSKASTYGLLSCTYQLAQFTASPFIGVMSDRYGRRPVTLFCITGSIIGISILSFTVLFNWSNSIASIPLLLLFLARLIDGLSGGTAATATTILADISSPEKRAKTFGLIGVAFGLSFFLGNIFVVIFAKNTNNDFIIPVLIASIIPIINFLLVFFYLPETKPNSASNKLKTILKNPLRQLFTVFKEEKIRKLSLAFFIYFIAFTGLTNILIFFLQESLGWTTKSSSGTLVVVGIIAIIVQGGLIGPLVKQFGEMRLTLIGSGFILVACSLLITAPQENAIINIYSAVSFLAVGAGLITPTLRALISKKLDDDKQGSILSNLQGLQSLGGVLGIAMAGRVYDSFGPKSPFIAGSIILIFMIYLIAEGKNNNSFNDQKTKVF, encoded by the coding sequence GTGAAAGAAAGTTTATTGAAACCAAACAAAAAATTTACTCTCCTTAGTGCTTTTGTCACTCTTCTAAATGATCGATTAAGTGAAAGTATCCTGTTACCCATTTTACCCTCTTTTGTTTTACTTTTTGACTCTAAAGCTAGTACATATGGCTTATTATCATGTACTTATCAATTAGCTCAATTTACAGCTTCTCCTTTTATAGGAGTTATGAGTGATAGATACGGGAGAAGACCAGTAACTCTTTTTTGTATAACTGGCTCAATAATAGGAATTTCAATATTATCCTTTACAGTTCTTTTTAATTGGTCAAATTCTATAGCATCTATCCCTTTATTATTATTATTCCTAGCAAGACTTATTGACGGTTTAAGTGGTGGGACTGCAGCCACAGCAACAACTATTCTTGCAGATATTTCAAGCCCTGAAAAAAGAGCAAAAACATTTGGACTGATTGGTGTAGCTTTTGGTTTAAGTTTTTTCTTGGGAAATATTTTCGTTGTAATTTTTGCGAAAAATACAAATAATGATTTTATTATTCCAGTTTTGATAGCTTCAATTATTCCAATAATAAACTTTCTCTTAGTCTTCTTCTACTTACCAGAAACAAAACCAAATAGTGCTTCAAATAAATTAAAAACAATTCTTAAAAATCCCTTAAGACAGCTATTTACAGTATTCAAAGAAGAAAAAATTAGAAAATTATCATTAGCATTTTTTATTTATTTTATTGCTTTTACTGGATTAACAAATATCCTAATTTTTTTCCTTCAAGAATCTTTAGGCTGGACAACCAAGTCATCAAGTGGAACTCTTGTGGTTGTAGGAATTATTGCCATTATTGTTCAAGGAGGACTTATTGGGCCTCTAGTAAAGCAATTCGGAGAAATGAGATTAACACTTATAGGATCAGGCTTCATTCTTGTAGCATGTTCACTTTTAATAACAGCTCCACAAGAAAATGCAATAATTAATATTTATTCAGCTGTGTCATTTTTAGCCGTTGGGGCGGGTTTAATTACGCCTACCTTGAGAGCACTAATATCAAAGAAATTAGACGATGATAAACAAGGATCAATTCTAAGTAACCTTCAAGGCCTTCAGAGTCTTGGGGGGGTTTTAGGAATAGCAATGGCTGGGAGAGTTTATGATAGCTTTGGTCCTAAATCACCCTTTATAGCTGGTTCCATTATCCTAATTTTCATGATATACCTTATAGCAGAGGGTAAAAATAATAATTCTTTTAACGATCAAAAAACAAAAGTATTTTAA
- a CDS encoding aminotransferase class IV, whose translation MIETLGWYKDQWLDLDRIFITANNRGLKFADGIFETILIKENKPVLFDEHLKRLEKSSKILNINLKINKLTLQQLINDGIRKLSLQNDQFASVRINYSRGANKDRTLRITSTVETKDLDNLWLEFFRIKPNFSPISVFISQIEKRNEFSLISKCKTFSYTQAIQILREANEKSFDDSILLNTSGELCCGSTFNLLIKRNNQWITPRKESGCLEGIMVAKALKLKLVKEELIFPEFQDDDIIVAINSLSCRQIHQVNDLKLRTKFDPIYFWDLLYN comes from the coding sequence ATGATAGAAACATTAGGCTGGTACAAGGATCAATGGTTAGATCTTGATAGAATATTTATTACTGCTAATAATAGAGGATTAAAATTTGCTGATGGTATATTTGAAACCATTTTGATAAAGGAAAACAAACCTGTTCTTTTTGATGAACATCTGAAAAGGTTAGAAAAAAGCAGCAAAATTTTGAATATTAATCTTAAAATAAATAAATTAACTTTGCAACAACTGATTAATGATGGAATTAGAAAGTTATCTCTTCAAAATGATCAATTTGCTTCAGTAAGGATAAATTATAGTAGAGGAGCTAATAAAGATCGAACACTAAGAATTACTAGTACTGTAGAGACAAAAGACTTAGATAATTTATGGCTTGAGTTCTTTCGAATAAAACCTAATTTTTCTCCTATAAGCGTTTTTATTAGTCAAATAGAAAAAAGAAATGAATTCAGTCTTATAAGTAAATGCAAAACATTTTCATATACTCAAGCAATACAAATTTTGAGAGAGGCCAATGAAAAATCTTTTGATGATTCTATTTTGTTGAATACATCCGGTGAACTTTGTTGTGGAAGCACATTTAATCTCCTAATTAAAAGAAATAATCAATGGATAACACCTAGAAAAGAGAGTGGCTGTTTAGAAGGGATTATGGTTGCTAAGGCTTTGAAATTGAAACTTGTCAAAGAAGAATTAATTTTCCCAGAATTTCAAGATGATGACATAATAGTTGCAATTAATAGCTTATCTTGTCGGCAAATTCATCAGGTTAATGATTTAAAGCTTAGAACTAAATTCGATCCTATTTATTTTTGGGATTTATTATATAATTGA
- a CDS encoding anthranilate synthase component I family protein: MKIKKIILENWIDPALITHHLTKKFGEKGLAWLDSDAKENGAWSIIGIKPKKIIESRDINNLDKTNNPFNNLKNIEKGFWIGWLSYEAGVYIEPKNPWRQSDMATLWIASYDPIIKCNLIKKEIIIEGTNSYELMNYKNIINNIKTIEEENIFKANLNFDFSKINLDVMADKFQKDILELKNLISLGDLFQANLTTKCEIESSKNYSPLDIYLKIRRKLRAPFGGIIVNNNRNYKEAVLSTSPERFIKIDNKNFVESRPIKGTRSRDKDLNQDAFNAIDLITNEKDRAENIMIVDLIRNDLSKVCETGSIMVPEILKLESFLKVHHLTSVIRGKLKKDKNWIDLLKACWPGGSITGAPKLRSCQRLFELEESERGPYCGSFLKLDWNGEFDSNILIRSFLIKDKKINIYAGCGIVIDSNPEEETNELKWKLLPLIDSLK, translated from the coding sequence ATGAAAATAAAAAAAATAATTCTAGAAAACTGGATAGATCCAGCACTGATTACGCATCATCTAACAAAAAAATTCGGAGAAAAAGGATTAGCTTGGCTAGACAGTGATGCTAAAGAAAATGGGGCATGGTCAATAATAGGAATTAAACCTAAAAAAATAATCGAATCAAGAGATATCAATAACTTAGACAAAACTAATAATCCCTTTAACAATTTAAAAAATATTGAAAAAGGATTTTGGATCGGATGGTTAAGTTATGAAGCTGGAGTATACATAGAACCAAAAAACCCATGGCGACAATCTGATATGGCAACTTTATGGATTGCATCATATGATCCAATTATTAAATGTAATCTAATAAAAAAAGAAATAATTATCGAAGGCACAAACTCATATGAACTGATGAATTATAAAAATATAATCAACAATATAAAAACTATTGAAGAAGAAAATATTTTTAAAGCAAATTTGAATTTTGATTTTTCAAAAATTAATTTGGACGTAATGGCTGACAAATTTCAAAAAGATATTTTAGAATTGAAAAACTTAATTTCTTTAGGGGATTTATTTCAAGCAAACCTTACAACTAAATGCGAAATTGAATCTTCCAAAAACTATAGTCCTCTAGATATTTATTTAAAAATAAGAAGGAAATTAAGAGCTCCCTTTGGAGGAATAATAGTAAATAATAATCGTAATTATAAAGAGGCGGTATTATCTACCTCGCCAGAAAGATTTATAAAAATAGATAATAAAAATTTTGTAGAATCAAGACCTATCAAAGGAACTAGATCCAGAGATAAGGATTTAAATCAAGATGCATTTAATGCTATCGATTTAATAACGAACGAAAAAGATAGAGCCGAAAATATTATGATTGTTGACCTAATAAGAAATGATTTAAGTAAAGTTTGCGAAACAGGAAGCATTATGGTGCCAGAAATATTAAAACTTGAAAGTTTCTTAAAAGTTCATCATCTAACTTCAGTAATCAGAGGCAAATTAAAAAAAGACAAGAACTGGATTGATTTACTAAAAGCTTGTTGGCCTGGGGGTTCTATAACTGGAGCTCCTAAATTAAGATCATGCCAGAGACTTTTTGAATTAGAAGAATCTGAACGCGGGCCATACTGTGGCTCATTTTTGAAGCTTGACTGGAATGGAGAGTTTGACAGCAATATACTAATAAGATCATTTTTAATTAAAGACAAAAAAATCAATATATACGCTGGTTGCGGAATAGTTATTGACTCTAATCCTGAAGAGGAAACTAATGAACTAAAGTGGAAACTTTTACCATTAATTGATTCACTAAAATGA